The window GAGCGCGCCCGGGAGCGAGCTGCCGGAGGTGCTGCGCGCGCAGGCGGTGCGCGGCGAGAGCGGCGACGCGAGCGGGGCGTACCTCGACCCGGAGCTGGCAAGCGCGCTCGTGCAGCAGATCCACGACGAGATCCGCGACGCAGCGGCCGGGCGGCGAGCCATCGGCGACCGCACTTAATTTTTGCCACGCACTGCCGATTTCGAATGCGGGCCGCCAGGCGCGGCCGACTTTTCGATCGTTCGGAGGTGTCGTGAAGCAATGGTGAGGTGGAGTAGGACGAAGCGTTTCGCTGTGGGACTCATGGCGGCCCTGCTGGCCGCCTGCTCTGGCTCGTCGTCGTCGCCGCCCGAGCCGGACATCGCGTGGCACGACTGCGATCCGGAAGCCGTTTCCGAAGAATACATCAACCAACTTGGCGAGCGTCTGAAGTGCGCGACGCTCGCGGTGCCGCTCGACCACGACGATCCCCGAGGCGCCACGATCGAGCTCGGGCTGTCGCGGGTCGCGGCGGGCGATCCGTCGCGGCGGCGCAACGCGATCTTCGTGAATCCGGGCGGCCCCGGCGCCGACGGGCTCTCCTTGGGAGCGGAGCTCGGAGCGCTCTTCGCCCTCGCCGATCCGTCGGATCCGCTCGGCGCCAAGCTGCGCCGGATCTCGGACGAGTACGACGTGATCGGCTTCTCGCCGCGCGGCCTGGGCTCCTCGACGCATCTCACCTGCGAGCTCGACGCGCAGTTTCACGTGACGCTCCTGGCGTCGACGGCGTTCACGCCGGAGAACCTGAACGCGATCCACGAGAACAAGCTTCTCGAGGCGCGCGCGTGCCGGGCGAATCCGCTGACGCCGTACATCAACACCGACGCGGTCGTGCGCGACATCGACTTCGTGCGTGAGAAGCTCGGCGACGAGAAGGTGAGCTACATCGGCTACTCGTACGGCACCTGGCTCGGTCTCTGGTACGCGAGCCGGTTCCCCGAGCGCGTCGACCGCATGATGCTCGACAGCGTGGTGAACTACACGCTGCCGAGCTTCTATGCGGAGGGCGACGACCAGGCGGTGCCGCTGCAGTTCATCCTCGACGAGCTCGTCAGCCCGTACGCCGCGGCGCTCGACCCGATCTTCGGGCTCGGCTCGTCGCCCGACGAGATCCGCGGCATCTTCGGCGAGCTGCCGGTCGAGCTGCAGACCGTGCTCAGCAGCAAGCTCTACGGCCTGCTGTTCTCGCAGAAGGCGGCGGACGACACGGTGGTGCAGCTCGGCGCGGCGAAGGGCGTCGGCGAGGTGCTGCACGCCCATCCCGACGCGCCGCGCGAGGAGCTCGAAGCGCGCGTCGCCGAGCGCCGCTATGCGCCGGACGACGAGGTCGACGAGGTCATGCGCGAGGCGGCGAGCGAGCTGCTCGACGGGACCCTCGAGCTCAAGAGCGGCGAGCGGGATCCGGTGGAGCTCGATCCGGAGTCTGCCGTGAACAAGGCGGTCGTCTGCAACGACGGGCCCTCACCCACCGATCCGGAGTTCTGGATCCGGGAGGTCGAGGCGATCCGCGACACCGCGCCCGTGTTCGCGCGCATCGCGAACTGCACGGACGAGTGGGGCGGGCCGAGCGTCGCGAAGCCGGACGTCGAGGGTGCGCGGCGCGTGCCGAACATCCTGTTCGTGCAGAACCAGTACGACGGCGCGACGCCGCTCGACGGCGCGCTCAAGACCCGCGATCTGCTCGGCAACGTGAGCCTGGTCTACCAGACGCGCGACTACACCCATGGCGTGTTCCCGAGCCAGGAGGTGTGCATCGACGACCCGGTCGCGGAGTTCTTCGCCGCCGACGAGATCCCCGATCGCTACGTCGTCGAGTGCGAGGGCAAGGGCCTGCTCGACGGCCTGCCGTCCGCCGCGGCGGGCGCGCTGCCCGAGACCCTGCGTGCCCAGGCGGTGCGCGGCGCGAGCGGCGATGCGAGCAGCGCGTACCTCGATCCGGACGTGGCGCGCACGCTCGCGCAGCGGATCCACGACCAGATCCGGTCCGCGGCGGCCGCCGCACGCGGCGCCGACGCGCGCTGAGCGCCGAACCCGGCGAGCGCGCGCGACGTCGATGGTCGCGAGCCATCGCGTCGCGCGCGCCGCGCGGCTCCGTCATCGGGCCGCGCCGCGCGGCGGGGTCGGCGAGCGAGCCCCCCGAGGCCTGGCGCGACGCGGCCCTCCCTCGCCTTGCGCGGGCCGGTCGTTCGCGAATACGCTGGCAGAGCGAGCCATCGCTCGGAAGGGATCGCGTGGGCATGCGTAGCAAGACAAAAAACATCGCTCCTTGGCTCGCCGCGGCCGTGCTGGTCGCGTGCGGGATCCCCGGGCCGCTCGCCCTCGCGTGCGAAAGGACGGGACAGGTGAGCGAGACCTCCGACGAGGCGGCTTCCGACGGGGCGCACACGGCGGACGCGCCCGTGCGGGATCTCCCCGACCACCTGCGCGCGCAGGCGGTGCGCGGCCCGAGCGGCGACGCGAGCGGCGCCTACGTCGACCCGGAGAAGGCGCGCGAGCTCAGCGACCGGATTCACCAGGAGGTCCAGGACGCGGCGGCCATCGGAGGCGGCCGCCCGCGCTGAGCTGCGACCGCGCGCGCTGGTCGCGAGCGCGGCCGCGCGCAGGCGTCACGCGCGAGCCTCGAGACGCTCGAGCCGCGCCGGGACGTGCTTGTGGTACGGCGTCCCCGCGATCGGATCGCGGTGCTCGCCCGACGTGAGCTCGTTCGGGCGGACGCCGACGGGCGGCTCGTCGGGCGTGCGCGTGAGGCCGAGGCCGTTGGGCAGCGAGATGTGGCCCGGGCGCATCATCGGGCTCACCTCGACGACGACCTCGGCGCGGCCGCGCTTCGTGGTCAGCACGGCGCGGTCGCCGCTCGTGAGCCCGAGGCGTGCGGCGTCGACCTCCGAGATGCGCAGCGCGCCCTCGTAGTCCTTCTTCCGCCACTCGGGGCTGCGGAAGATCGTGTTGGCGGTGAACGAGCGGCGCTCGCCGGCGCTCAGCACGAACGGGAACTCCGGGTCGCTCGCGGGCGGCGGCGTGGTCGCGAGCTCGGCGAGGGCGCGGATCATGATCTCGTTGTCGACGTGGATCCGGCCGTCGCCGGTGCGCACGCGGCTCCAGCAGTCCTCGGGCTCGTCGACGCTGAACACCACGCCGCTCGGGCTGCTCAGGATGGCGTCGAACAGCGCGCCGCCGGGATCGTCGCCGCCGAAGCCGGCGCGCGCGAGGCTCTCGGGGAAGCGCAGCGCGGCGATGTTGGCAGCGCCCCAGAGCAGCGCCGCCGCCGCGGCGCCGTTCGGCAGCGTCGGACCCAGCGTTCGATACAGGATCACCGGCGTCAGCTTCTCGAGCTCGGGGTGCGCGCCCATGAACGCGAGAAACGCGTCGCGGAACTCCTTGCGTCCGACGTTTGCTGCTTCGCGCAGCGGCGTCAGGTCGACGCCGTCGAGCGCGCCCAGAGCTTCGACGATCCGCGCGTGGATCTCCGCCTCGGGAAGCGTCCCGGGTAGCGCCTCGACGACCGGACGCCGCAGGTGGAAGGAGTTGCGCGGGAACTCGAAGTTGAAGAACGTCGCCTCCCACTTCTCGAACTGCGACGCGGCCGGCAGCACGTAGTGCGCGAGCTGCGCCGTCTCGGTCATCGCGACGTCGATCACGACGACGAATTCGAGCGCCGCGAGCGCCTCGCGCATCCGCGGGCTGTCGGCGAGCGAGTGCGCCGGGTTGGCCGACTCGACGATCATCGCCCGGTAGCGCTTCGGGTGATCCGTGAGGATCTCCTCGGGGATCACGTTGCACGGGACCATGTTCGAGATGATCCGCGCGCCGACGACCGGCGACAGCTTCTCGCGGCGCTCGACGCCGCTGCCGGCGAGCGACACGATCGACGTCGGGATGTAGTGGCCGCCGCGCTTCGCGAAGTTGCCGGTCAGCGCCCAGAGCAGCTTCTCGAGGTAGCTGCACAGCGTCGAGTGCAGGTTCATCTGGACGCCGAGGTCCTCGTACACCGCGACGCTCGACGCCGACGCGATGCGACGCGCGGTGCGGCGGATGAGCTCGGGATCGAGCTCGCAGATCCGTGCGTACGCATCGACGTCCACGGCGGCGAGGACGGGCTCGAGCTCCTCGAGGCCGGCGCCGTGCTCCGCCCACCACGCGCGGTTCACGAGACCCTCCTGCACGAGCACCGCGGCGAGGGCGGCGAGGCACCACGCGTCGGTGCCGGGCTTGAGCCTCAGGTGGTAGTCGGCGAGCTCCGCGGTCTCCGTGCGCCGCGGATCGATCACGATCATCGAGCGTGACGGATCGCGCGCGATCTCCTTCAGCGTCGTGCGGGCGTGGGGGATGCCGTGCGACTGGTACGGGTTCTTGCCGACCCACACCGCGACCTCGGCGTTCGCGATGTCCCCGCGCGTGTAGCCGCCGAGCATCTTGCCGTTGACCCAGAACTCGCCGGTCTTCTCCTGCGCGAGCGCGTTCGAGCGGTACACGCTGCCGAGCGCCGCGCGCGTTGCCGTCGCGTAGCCGCCGTTCAGGTGGTTCCCCTGACCGCCGCCGCCGAAGTAGAAGATCGTCTCGCCGCCGTACGTGTCGCGCACGCGCGCGAGACCCGCGGCGACCTCGGCGATCGCGGTGTCCCAGTCGACGGGCTCGAAGGTGCCGTCGGCGCGGCGACGCAGCGGCGTGTCGAGGCGATGGCGACCGTTCTGGTAGTGGTCGAGCCGCAGCGCCTTCTGGCACGTGTAGCCCTTCGAGGCGGGGTGCGCCCTGTCGCCGCGGATGCGCTCGAAGGTCCTTTTGTCCTCGCC is drawn from Candidatus Binatia bacterium and contains these coding sequences:
- a CDS encoding alpha/beta fold hydrolase produces the protein MAALLAACSGSSSSPPEPDIAWHDCDPEAVSEEYINQLGERLKCATLAVPLDHDDPRGATIELGLSRVAAGDPSRRRNAIFVNPGGPGADGLSLGAELGALFALADPSDPLGAKLRRISDEYDVIGFSPRGLGSSTHLTCELDAQFHVTLLASTAFTPENLNAIHENKLLEARACRANPLTPYINTDAVVRDIDFVREKLGDEKVSYIGYSYGTWLGLWYASRFPERVDRMMLDSVVNYTLPSFYAEGDDQAVPLQFILDELVSPYAAALDPIFGLGSSPDEIRGIFGELPVELQTVLSSKLYGLLFSQKAADDTVVQLGAAKGVGEVLHAHPDAPREELEARVAERRYAPDDEVDEVMREAASELLDGTLELKSGERDPVELDPESAVNKAVVCNDGPSPTDPEFWIREVEAIRDTAPVFARIANCTDEWGGPSVAKPDVEGARRVPNILFVQNQYDGATPLDGALKTRDLLGNVSLVYQTRDYTHGVFPSQEVCIDDPVAEFFAADEIPDRYVVECEGKGLLDGLPSAAAGALPETLRAQAVRGASGDASSAYLDPDVARTLAQRIHDQIRSAAAAARGADAR
- a CDS encoding molybdopterin-dependent oxidoreductase, which codes for MNSSEWRQSACILCECNCGIEIQVGEDKRTFERIRGDRAHPASKGYTCQKALRLDHYQNGRHRLDTPLRRRADGTFEPVDWDTAIAEVAAGLARVRDTYGGETIFYFGGGGQGNHLNGGYATATRAALGSVYRSNALAQEKTGEFWVNGKMLGGYTRGDIANAEVAVWVGKNPYQSHGIPHARTTLKEIARDPSRSMIVIDPRRTETAELADYHLRLKPGTDAWCLAALAAVLVQEGLVNRAWWAEHGAGLEELEPVLAAVDVDAYARICELDPELIRRTARRIASASSVAVYEDLGVQMNLHSTLCSYLEKLLWALTGNFAKRGGHYIPTSIVSLAGSGVERREKLSPVVGARIISNMVPCNVIPEEILTDHPKRYRAMIVESANPAHSLADSPRMREALAALEFVVVIDVAMTETAQLAHYVLPAASQFEKWEATFFNFEFPRNSFHLRRPVVEALPGTLPEAEIHARIVEALGALDGVDLTPLREAANVGRKEFRDAFLAFMGAHPELEKLTPVILYRTLGPTLPNGAAAAALLWGAANIAALRFPESLARAGFGGDDPGGALFDAILSSPSGVVFSVDEPEDCWSRVRTGDGRIHVDNEIMIRALAELATTPPPASDPEFPFVLSAGERRSFTANTIFRSPEWRKKDYEGALRISEVDAARLGLTSGDRAVLTTKRGRAEVVVEVSPMMRPGHISLPNGLGLTRTPDEPPVGVRPNELTSGEHRDPIAGTPYHKHVPARLERLEARA